CTTGATTTTTAGTCCATTTACTGCTGGATTTATATAATAGATATCTGCTTCTAGCTAATAGTTGTTTAAGTGTATCTCCATTAGGTAATAGTTTTGGGGTGTATTTTAAAGATTTACTTCTGGCGTTTTCAATGGCATCATTCTCAGTATCAATCGCTTCCCATCGATGTTTAATTCTTATTTCTTGCAGTGCATCTAATGCTAATTTTTGCACATGAAAACGATCTATTACTAAGGCAGCGTTTGGAAAGGATTTCTTGACTATAAGGCCCATATTTCCCGCCATATCTAAGGTTACTTCCATAACTTTCTTCCTATGTTTTAAAGGAATTTTATGAAGTATTTTTATGACAACTTCGGCTTTAGTTCCTTTGATCATGGCTACTATTGCGCCTTTCTTTCCTTTAGCTAATTTATTTGTTATTATGGTATATAAATCACCGTTAGAAAAGGCAGTTTCGTCAAGTGATAAGTGAGTCCATAAATTCTTTGCAAACAATAACCAGTCTGTTGCGTGCTTCTGTTGATCCCAAGCTTTAAAGTCACTTAAATAATCTTTATACTGTCTTTGTAAACTTCTAGGGTTTACGCCGTAGAAATTAGCTACAGTAGTAGTGCTAGTTGCGTTATTACTGACTGATATCTTTTAAAAAAGCAGCAAATTCACTAGTTATTCTAGTACCTTTTGCTACTAATTGCCAATCTCTAGTAACTACTTTTTTAGAATTTTCTTCAACCCAACGTCGTCTAATAACGTGTAGAAAAACGTTTTTACCTCGAATAGGGAAATCTTGAATAGTAGCTTCAGGAAAAAAACCTTTAGAACTTAATTTAAGTGCTTTAAATTCTTCTGGAATTGTATTTAATTCTGTGAAATGGAAATGAAGTTCTCCATTTTTAACTTCGTGTTTCGTTAATTTAAAATAGTCAACAAGAATTTCTGGTAATAATAGTTTTGTTAGTTCAATTGAAGTATCCAAAATAGAGGTTTATTAGAAAGCAAAGTTCATGCTTTTTAATTTACTCCACAATTTTTTGTGTTGATCCGCAAGT
The nucleotide sequence above comes from Polaribacter butkevichii. Encoded proteins:
- a CDS encoding ISAon1 family transposase N-terminal region protein yields the protein MDTSIELTKLLLPEILVDYFKLTKHEVKNGELHFHFTELNTIPEEFKALKLSSKGFFPEATIQDFPIRGKNVFLHVIRRRWVEENSKKVVTRDWQLVAKGTRITSEFAAFLKDISQ
- a CDS encoding ISAon1 family transposase, which translates into the protein MSVSNNATSTTTVANFYGVNPRSLQRQYKDYLSDFKAWDQQKHATDWLLFAKNLWTHLSLDETAFSNGDLYTIITNKLAKGKKGAIVAMIKGTKAEVVIKILHKIPLKHRKKVMEVTLDMAGNMGLIVKKSFPNAALVIDRFHVQKLALDALQEIRIKHRWEAIDTENDAIENARSKSLKYTPKLLPNGDTLKQLLARSRYLLYKSSSKWTKNQAIRAEILFEKYPDIEKAYKLCQNLSWIFNNTTDKTSALIRLAKWDEKVRQAAFKSFSTIARTMSIHYKNILNYFDNRSTNASAESFNAKIKAFRAQFRGVRNVDFFLYRLTTIFA